One window of Pyxicephalus adspersus chromosome 4, UCB_Pads_2.0, whole genome shotgun sequence genomic DNA carries:
- the TRIM59 gene encoding tripartite motif-containing protein 59: MDHLIEDLTCSICFNIYEDPRILKCSHTFCKICLENIIRTSDSYLWRVSMGGLKCPTCRGITNLSTGVHTLPINFALKSIIEKFKSTNNRSSVRTCPEHRGEPLDLFCFKDRKLICGQCCEVGQHQNHRTEDLEVAYRTERKTASKLLSTLREKNTTGVSAVIEALEEQLEECRTIIQEDKKEVVTFFDKTTEIFEQKKQDLLAALNDLDQKIIDDYAPKIEAMRQIQDEEEDLISLTSTTLDEGSPLVYLDNIHTIEKGIKALKKQQLCSVQAVQIWPRVGQILRDQWVKSRIIDAHRQPTPTFKFRCSAKRNSNYSFSWILLAILFFSIMAVLCFLYSDMLFKNKTWCGKYLLKTMEPVFESFGIQIFTVKTTSQRMAQSVFDFVSFLYSQPSTYFS, from the coding sequence ATGGACCATTTGATAGAAGACCTGACATGCTCaatttgttttaacatatatGAGGATCCTCGAATTCTAAAATGTTCacatacattttgcaaaatcTGTTTGGAAAATATAATCAGGACCTCTGATAGCTATTTATGGAGAGTTTCTATGGGGGGACTAAAATGTCCAACTTGCAGAGGAATTACAAATCTTTCCACAGGAGTTCATACTCTGCCTATAAATTTTGCCCTCAAATCCATCATTGAAAAGTTTAAATCGACCAACAACCGATCCAGTGTTAGAACCTGTCCAGAGCATCGGGGAGAACCATTAgatctgttttgttttaaagacagAAAGTTAATCTGTGGTCAGTGTTGTGAAGTGGGACAACATCAAAACCATCGTACTGAAGATCTAGAAGTAGCTTACAGAACAGAACGAAAGACAGCGTCTAAACTGTTGTCTACTCTCCGTGAGAAAAACACAACAGGTGTATCTGCAGTCATCGAAGCATTGGAAGAACAGCTGGAGGAATGCAGAACCATTATTCAGGAGGATAAGAAAGAGGTGGTGACTTTTTTTGATAAAACAACTGAAATTTTTGAGCAGAAGAAACAAGATCTTCTTGCAGCCTTAAATGATCTTGACCAAAAAATAATTGATGATTATGCTCCAAAAATTGAGGCAATGAGACAAATACAAGATGAAGAAGAGGATCTTATATCTTTGACCAGTACCACACTTGATGAAGGATCTCCCCTTGTATACTTAGACAATATCCACACCATAGAAAAAGGGATAAAAGCTCTGAAAAAACAGCAGTTATGTTCTGTCCAGGCTGTTCAAATCTGGCCCAGAGTTGGCCAGATATTGAGAGATCAGTGGGTTAAAAGCCGGATTATTGATGCTCATAGGCAGCCCACTCCTACATTTAAATTTAGGTGCAGTGCCAAACGTAATTCTAATTATTCATTCAGTTGGATTTTACTTGCAatccttttcttttctataatGGCAGTACTTTGTTTTCTCTATTCAGATATGCtgttcaaaaataaaacttggtGTGGGAAGTATCTTTTGAAAACTATGGAACCAGTTTTTGAAAGTTTTGGGATTCAGATCTTTACAGTCAAGACAACTTCTCAAAGAATGGCACAATCAGTGTttgactttgtttcttttttatattctcaACCCAGCACTTACTTTTCTTAA